A single window of Priestia filamentosa DNA harbors:
- a CDS encoding 1,4-dihydroxy-2-naphthoate polyprenyltransferase yields the protein MQSSQPRAAQSPKKGWKVWWKLTRPHTLTAAFVPVLIGTALSMQSTSVNIPIFLAMLIACLFIQIATNLFNEYYDFKRGLDNENSVGIGGGIVREGISPRTIMNSALILYLLSMIIGVYICMSSSWWLALIGLFCMAVGYLYTGGPYPIAYTPFGELVSGLMMGSSIILISFFIQTGKITAESVVVSIPIAILVGAILLANNIRDFDGDKEFGRKTLAILVGKKQSIVVLASMFIVSYVWIIGLIIAGVASPWLLLVFLSLPKPIQAVKGFIGKTMPIQMVPAMKATAQTNTFFGFLLSIGLFIGYFF from the coding sequence ATGCAATCATCCCAACCGCGTGCTGCTCAATCGCCAAAAAAAGGATGGAAAGTATGGTGGAAATTAACACGTCCACATACCTTAACAGCAGCTTTTGTTCCTGTCTTAATTGGAACAGCTCTGTCTATGCAATCTACTTCAGTTAATATTCCCATCTTTCTAGCAATGTTAATTGCTTGTCTTTTTATTCAAATTGCTACGAACCTTTTCAACGAATATTACGACTTTAAGCGTGGACTTGACAACGAAAACTCGGTAGGAATTGGTGGCGGAATTGTTCGTGAAGGAATTTCTCCTCGGACAATTATGAACAGTGCTCTTATTTTATACTTATTATCAATGATTATTGGGGTATATATTTGCATGAGTAGCAGCTGGTGGCTTGCGCTTATCGGCCTTTTTTGTATGGCTGTTGGATATCTTTATACTGGAGGTCCATACCCTATTGCTTACACACCGTTTGGAGAACTTGTATCAGGACTTATGATGGGAAGTTCCATCATATTGATTTCTTTCTTCATTCAAACAGGAAAGATTACAGCAGAAAGTGTTGTCGTATCTATTCCTATTGCAATTCTTGTAGGGGCTATTCTACTTGCAAACAATATCCGTGATTTTGACGGAGACAAAGAGTTCGGCCGTAAGACGTTAGCTATTCTCGTCGGAAAGAAGCAGTCTATTGTAGTGTTAGCCTCTATGTTCATCGTATCTTATGTATGGATTATTGGACTTATTATTGCAGGAGTAGCAAGCCCTTGGCTATTATTAGTATTCCTTAGCCTTCCAAAACCAATCCAAGCTGTGAAAGGATTTATTGGAAAAACAATGCCAATTCAAATGGTACCGGCTATGAAAGCTACAGCACAAACAAATACGTTCTTTGGATTTTTATTATCCATTGGTCTTTTTATCGGCTACTTCTTCTAA
- a CDS encoding isochorismate synthase, with protein sequence MITSIEEAKRKIEDASLRANKLEKPQFVSIVKQIAQFDPLSVYYNGRHLYEGKRFFWKDAYEPFYLVGFDYAHIIEKNKGRDRFKYVEEEWKRFIKGAEDNKTPFGTGNLLFGGFSFHPYQKEDNLWTSFPVSRFFVPKVLFTSYNKEAFLTFNRYIKQGESVEDIIKEMEHIEETFLASDTLPSQVHNRDAVQHEVAPEEWKRAVKHATEQIRSGEIEKVVLARELQVTFHEKIWSEYALSSLLEEQNLSYIFAVEQDSQCFIGASPERLVKSVDGEVFSTCLAGSIPRGHSAEEDEKLGEELLNDEKNLFEHNLVVNMIEKAMKETCLNVYAPEHPTLYKVKHIQHLYTPIRGKAKEGTTLIELVEKLHPTPALGGYPKEESIEVLEKLEVFERGWYAAPIGWLDGDGNGEFIVGIRSALLRGHEASLFAGCGIVADSDPQSEYEETKTKFKPMLSALGGMNNDK encoded by the coding sequence GTGATTACAAGTATTGAGGAAGCGAAACGAAAAATTGAAGACGCTAGTTTACGTGCTAATAAATTAGAGAAGCCTCAGTTTGTTAGTATTGTAAAGCAAATTGCTCAGTTTGATCCTCTCTCTGTTTACTATAATGGGCGCCATTTATATGAAGGGAAGCGTTTCTTTTGGAAAGATGCGTATGAGCCTTTTTATCTAGTTGGATTTGATTATGCCCATATTATTGAAAAGAATAAGGGTAGAGATCGTTTTAAGTATGTTGAAGAAGAATGGAAGCGTTTTATTAAAGGTGCAGAGGACAACAAAACACCGTTTGGGACAGGTAACTTGCTTTTTGGAGGATTCTCTTTTCATCCTTATCAAAAGGAAGATAATTTATGGACGAGTTTTCCTGTTAGTCGTTTTTTTGTTCCTAAAGTTCTTTTTACCTCCTATAATAAAGAAGCTTTTTTAACCTTTAATCGATATATTAAGCAAGGCGAATCAGTAGAGGACATTATAAAAGAAATGGAGCATATTGAAGAAACTTTTCTTGCTTCTGATACTCTTCCATCTCAAGTTCATAACAGAGATGCTGTTCAACATGAAGTCGCTCCTGAAGAATGGAAAAGAGCTGTGAAGCATGCAACAGAACAGATTAGAAGTGGTGAAATAGAAAAAGTTGTATTAGCACGTGAATTACAAGTAACATTTCATGAAAAAATATGGAGTGAATATGCCTTATCAAGCTTGCTAGAAGAACAGAATTTAAGCTATATTTTCGCTGTTGAACAAGATAGCCAATGTTTTATCGGTGCTTCTCCAGAGCGGCTTGTAAAAAGTGTTGATGGTGAGGTCTTTTCAACGTGCTTAGCAGGCTCTATCCCAAGGGGACATTCTGCAGAGGAAGATGAAAAATTAGGGGAAGAGCTATTGAACGATGAAAAGAACTTGTTTGAACATAACCTTGTTGTAAATATGATTGAAAAGGCCATGAAAGAGACGTGCTTAAATGTATATGCCCCTGAGCATCCAACTCTTTATAAAGTAAAGCATATCCAACACCTATATACTCCTATTAGAGGAAAAGCAAAAGAAGGAACAACTCTTATTGAACTTGTGGAGAAACTGCACCCAACTCCTGCTCTTGGTGGATATCCTAAAGAAGAGTCTATTGAGGTGTTAGAAAAGCTAGAGGTGTTTGAAAGAGGATGGTATGCAGCTCCAATTGGATGGCTTGATGGGGATGGTAACGGTGAATTTATTGTTGGAATACGATCAGCATTGCTGCGTGGCCATGAAGCATCACTTTTTGCAGGTTGTGGAATTGTGGCAGATTCAGATCCTCAAAGTGAGTATGAAGAAACAAAAACAAAATTTAAGCCAATGCTTTCAGCGTTAGGAGGAATGAACAATGACAAGTGA